A window of the Streptomyces sp. NBC_00250 genome harbors these coding sequences:
- a CDS encoding right-handed parallel beta-helix repeat-containing protein translates to MTMEPTPGRGRAIGGPVAVAFALALALTGGPALTAVPASAAGSTTYLDCSRTDAGDGSQASPFNSVAQANARTYAAGDTLALASGTTCTGSLAPKGSGTAAAPITLTSYGTGALPVIDGDGAPDTVSLTNQDHWRISNLKLTNPAASLARRTGLRISATDGRAHRGFDIGYLVVDRVAGQTSKNSPTTEDFVQSAGIVTGASGTNSTLNDVHVHHNQISNTGGGGLKIRVGAMAVKGSGVLIEHNAVKDVGGDGIIASYADAPMIQYNNASGVGNGVYPFSGGNFAGIWVLGDHNPTIQKNAVYGITRMSVADSQAFDCDWGNTGTCTIQYNFSRDNIGGFFLDCDGCGTIGGARQVIRYNISENDCRMSSVSAGRSALHMYNNVLYCTDRKFSITLPDESVVENNIWVGTTDSRLPTAAGISWLWNVFQGVPRPTANGIVGDPQFVNPGTGGDTIHSVDGYKLRATSPALNNGSVISGNGGRDYWANPVSATSKPHRGAYNGPGL, encoded by the coding sequence ATGACCATGGAGCCAACTCCGGGGCGGGGTAGGGCGATCGGTGGGCCCGTCGCCGTCGCGTTCGCCCTCGCGCTCGCCCTCACCGGCGGCCCCGCCCTGACCGCCGTGCCCGCCTCGGCCGCCGGGAGCACCACGTACCTGGACTGCTCGCGCACGGACGCCGGCGACGGCAGCCAGGCCTCGCCCTTCAACAGCGTCGCCCAGGCGAACGCGAGGACGTACGCGGCCGGGGACACGCTCGCCCTCGCGTCCGGCACCACCTGCACCGGGTCCCTCGCCCCCAAGGGCAGCGGCACCGCCGCCGCCCCCATCACGCTCACGAGTTACGGCACCGGCGCGCTGCCCGTGATCGACGGCGACGGCGCCCCGGACACCGTCTCCCTGACCAACCAGGACCACTGGCGGATCAGCAACCTCAAGCTGACCAACCCCGCCGCCTCCCTGGCCCGTCGCACGGGGCTGCGGATCTCCGCCACCGACGGACGGGCGCACCGCGGCTTCGACATCGGCTACCTGGTCGTCGACCGTGTCGCCGGCCAGACCAGCAAGAACAGCCCTACCACCGAGGACTTCGTCCAGTCCGCCGGCATCGTCACGGGGGCGAGCGGCACCAACTCGACCCTCAACGACGTCCACGTCCACCACAACCAGATCAGCAACACGGGCGGGGGCGGCCTCAAGATCCGGGTCGGTGCCATGGCGGTCAAGGGCTCCGGGGTCCTGATCGAGCACAACGCCGTCAAGGACGTCGGCGGCGACGGCATCATCGCGAGTTACGCCGACGCGCCCATGATCCAGTACAACAACGCCTCCGGCGTCGGCAACGGCGTCTACCCCTTCTCCGGCGGCAACTTCGCCGGCATCTGGGTGCTCGGCGACCACAACCCGACCATCCAGAAGAACGCCGTGTACGGCATCACCAGGATGTCCGTGGCCGACAGCCAGGCCTTCGACTGCGACTGGGGCAACACCGGCACCTGCACGATCCAGTACAACTTCAGCCGCGACAACATCGGCGGCTTCTTCCTCGACTGCGACGGCTGCGGCACCATCGGCGGCGCCCGGCAGGTCATCCGCTACAACATCTCCGAGAACGACTGCCGGATGAGCAGCGTCAGCGCGGGCCGGTCCGCGCTGCACATGTACAACAACGTCCTCTACTGCACGGACAGGAAGTTCAGCATCACGCTCCCCGACGAGAGCGTCGTCGAGAACAACATCTGGGTGGGCACCACCGACTCCCGGCTGCCCACGGCCGCGGGGATCTCCTGGCTGTGGAACGTCTTCCAGGGCGTGCCGAGGCCGACCGCCAACGGCATCGTGGGCGACCCGCAGTTCGTGAACCCCGGCACCGGCGGCGACACCATCCACTCCGTCGACGGCTACAAGCTCCGTGCCACGTCCCCGGCGTTGAACAACGGCTCCGTGATCAGCGGCAACGGAGGCCGCGACTACTGGGCGAACCCGGTGTCCGCGACCTCCAAGCCGCACCGCGGCGCGTACAACGGCCCCGGTC